From Microbacterium sp. CGR2:
GACCGATGCCACGACACCGTCCGAGCACAAAGCGGAGACGACGTCGCTCGGCGACCTGCTGGGCGAGGTGACTTCGGACCTCTCGACGCTGATGCGTCAGGAGTTGGAGCTCGCCAAGGCGGAACTGAAGCAGTCGGCCATGAAGGCGGGCCGCGGAGCCGGGATGCTCGGTGGAGCGGGATACGCCGCCATGATGGCGATCTTCTTCCTCTCCGTCGCGCTGTGGTGGGCCATCGGGTACCTGACCGGTCTCGGTTGGTCGGCGGTCATCGTGGCCGTCATCTGGGGCATCATCGCCCTGGTTCTGTTCCTGAACGGCCGCAAGCAGTTGAAGAGCGTCGACGGGGCGCCGCGCACAGTGGACACCCTCAAGCGCATCCCTGATGCAGTGAAGAGAAACGAGGAGAACAAATGAGCGATTCACCGGAGGCCATCCGCGCCGACATCGAGCGGACCCGCGCAGAATTCAGCAGCGATGTCGACGCTCTCGCTGACAAGGTCACGCCGTCCAAGGTCATGCACAGGCAGACCGCGAAGATGAAGGGCGCCGCCCGCTCGGTCGTCGACCGCGTCATGGGCGCGGCCGATGACGCGGGTGACCGGATCGGCGAGGCAGGTTCGTCCGTCGCATCCGCCGTGAGCGGCACCGGCCGCAGCGCGACGGCGAAGGCGCAGGGCAATCCTCTCGCAGTGGGCGTCATGGCGTTCGCCGCGGGCCTCGTGGTCGCTGCGCTGATCCCCTCGTCCGACAAGGAGAAGGAGCTCGCCTCCGATCTGAAGGACAAGGCGCAGCCGTTGATCGACGAAGCGACCGAGGTCGCCAAGACGGTCGGCGAGGATCTGAAGCAGCCCGCGCAGGATGCGGTCGCAGCCGTCAAGGACGAGGCGACGGATGCCGCCGCTCACGTCAAGGACGAAGCCACCAATGCCGCCCAGGCTGTCTCGGGTGACGCGCAGCAGGCTCGGGACCACCTCAGCGGGAGCTAGGTCGCCACACCGAACGGAGGGGTACAGCGAGGCGCACTCGCTGTACCCCTCTTCTGCATCCGTGAGGTGCGCGCGCAGATCCGGAGAGTTGCTCTCCTTCCGGGCGGTAGGCTGAACGGGTGGCTGCCTCCCCCACCAATCCCTATTCCGAAGCCGGCGTCGACACCGCTGCAGGTGATCTCGCCGTCGAGCTGATGAAGTCTTCCGTGCGCGCGACGCACGGCCCCGAAGTGCTCGGCGGGTTCGGCGGCTTCGCCGGGCTCTTCGACGCCAGTGCGCTGCGCGAGTTCCGTCGCCCGCTGCTCGCGACCAGCACCGACGGCGTCGGCACGAAGGTCGCCATCGCTCAGGCGATCGACAAGCACGACACGATCGGCCAAGACCTCGTCGGGATGGTCGTCGACGACATCGTCGTGGTCGGCGCGAAGCCGCTGTTCATGACCGACTACATCGCGTGCGGCAAGGTGTTCCCTCAGCGCATCGCCGACATCGTCCGCGGCATCGCCGAAGCATGCGCGGACACGGGCACCGCACTCGTCGGTGGCGAGACCGCCGAGCATCCGGGGCTCCTCGGCCCGCGCGACTACGACGTCGCCGGCGCTGCCACCGGAGTCGTCGAAGCCGACGCGATCCTGGGTGCTGAGCGCGTCCAAGACGGCGACGTGGTGATCGCGATCGCCTCCAGTGGACTCCACTCCAACGGCTTCTCCCTGGTGCGCCACATCGTCACCGGCGCCGGCATCACCTATGCCGACACCGCCGCAGACTTCGGCACGACCTGGGGTGAGGCCCTCCTCGAGCCGACCCGCCTTTACACGCTTCCGCTGCTGCGGCTGATCGAGCACCTTCCCGGTTCGGTGCATGCTCTCAGCCACGTCACGGGCGGTGGGATCGCGGCGAACCTCTCGCGAGTGCTTCCGCAGGGGAGCTGGGCCGAGGTCGACCGCAGCACCTGGTCGCCGAGCGCCGTCTTCCGCGTGCTCAGTGACATCGCGGGCTCGACGCTCGAGTCCGCCGAAGGCACCTGGAACCTCGGCATCGGCTTCCTCGCGGTGATCGCCGCAGAGCAGAAGGATGCGGCGATCGCGGCGCTCGCCGCAGAGGGAATGCCGGCCTGGCAGGTGGCCACCGTCGGTTTCGGTGGGCGCCCGGCAGGGGAATTCGAAGAAGGCGCCAAGGGCGTCGAGGGTGGAGCTGTGCGCCTGGTCGGCGCGTACGCGGACGGAGCGAAGTAAGAGCCCATGTGCGGCATCGTCGGAATGGTGGGGTCTGCCCCGGTCAATCAGGACATCTACGACGCACTCCTGCTGCTGCAGCATCGCGGCCAGGATGCGACAGGCATCGCCACGGCGGAGGCCAACGGCGTCATGCACAACGCGAAGGCGCAGGGCATGGTGCGCGAGGCGTTCCGCACGCGCGACATGCGCGCCCTGTTGGGGAACGTCGGACTCGGGCACGTGCGCTACGCCACGAAGGGCACGGCATCCAACGAGGAGGAGATGCAGCCGTTCTACGTGAACGCGCCGTACGGCATCATCCTCATCCACAACGGGAACCTCACCAACACGCGTGAGCTCACCGCCGACATGGCGCAGCGCGACCGCCGCCACCTGAACTCCTCCAGCGACACCGAGCTGCTGCTCAATGTCCTCGCGGGCGAGCTGCAGAACACGACGTCCGCCGTCGACCTGGAGCCGGAGCGCATCTTCGAGGCGGTCGCGCGCACGCAGGAGCGCATCGAAGGCGCCTACGCCGTGATCGCGGTGATCGCCGGGTACGGTCTCCTCGCATTCCGTGATCCCTTCGGCATCCGCCCGCTGATCCTCGGACGTCGTCCGTCGACCGTGCCGGGCGCCGAGGGCGAAGACGAGTGGGTCGTCGCGAGTGAATCGCTCGTTCTCGAGAACGGTGACTACGACGTCGTTCGCGAGGTCGAACCAGGAGAGGCCGTCTTCATCTCCAATGCGGGCGAGCTGTTCACCAAGCAGTGCGCGGTCTCGACCCTGCTGGCGCCGTGCGCGTTCGAGTATGTCTATCTCGCACGTCCCGACTCCGTCATGAACGGCATCTCGGTGTACGAGTCGCGTCTGCGGATGGGGGATCGTCTCGCCGACACGATCGCCAAGCACGTGCCGATGGACAAGATCGATGTCGTGATGCCGATCCCGGACTCGTCCCGCCCGGCCGCGATGGAGGTCGCCCGCAAGCTCGGTATCGAGTACCGCGAAGGCTTCTACAAGAACCGTTACGTCGGTCGCACCTTCATCATGCCCGGCCAGGCGGTGCGCAAGAAGAGCGTGCGACAGAAGCTGAACGCCATGTCGACGGAGTTCCAGGGCAAGAACGTGCTCCTCATCGATGACTCGATCGTGCGCGGGACGACGTCCAAGGAGATCATCCAGATGGCGCGGGATGCCGGGGCGGCCTCCGTGACCTTCGCATCCGCGGCGCCGCCGGTACGGCATCCGCACGTCTACGGAATCAACATGCCGTCGCGTCACGAGCTGATCGCGCACGGAAGGACGATCCCTGAGATCGCAGAAGTGCTCGGTTGTGATCACCTGGTCTATCAGGAGGTCGACGACTTGAAGGCGGCGATCATCGAGGGGTCCGCTCTGACCGATCTCGACATGAGCTGCTTCGACGGCCACTACGTCACCGGCACCGTCTCCGACGAATACCTGGCTTGGGTGGAGGGGTCGCAGACCTCTTGATGGCCGGGTCTTCCGGTCTGTCGGCAGGCCGGCCGCTCTGGCAGGGCCGCGGCCTCGCGATGGTCGGGATCATCCTGGTCGCGTTCTCGCTGCGCTCGGCCGTCGCCTCGCTGTCGCCCGTGATCGACCACATCGCCCGGGACTTCGCCGTGTCGTCGGTGGTGGTGGGGCTGATCGGCGCGGCGCCGCCGGTGTGCTTCGCCGTCTTCGGTCTGCTGACCCCGCTGTTCGAGCGGAGGTTCGGGCTCGAGCGCGTCGCGATCGCTGCCATCACACTGATGGCGACGGGTCTGCTGCTGCGCGGTCTGGCGTTCGACTCGGTGAGCCTGCTCGCGGCCACCGCGGTGGTGTTCGCGGGCGTCGGGTCCGGCAACGTACTCCTGCCGCCCTTGGTGAAGAAGTACTTCCCCGACCGCATCGGCGTCATGATGACGGTGTATTCGACGACGCTGGCGGTGTCCACATTCCTGCCGCCGCTGGTCGCGGTGCCGGTCGCCGACTCCCTCGGCTGGCGGGTGTCGTTGGGCATGTGGGGCGTCGTCGCCGCCGTCGCTCTGGTTCCCTGGGTGACGCTGCTCATCCGCGAGCGATCGGCGCCGGTCGTCCGGGCCTCGCCCCGCGTGGTCGAGGACGATCCCGACGATGGCCACCACGACGTGCAGGATGCCGTGGCCGTCGCCACCGGCCCGATATCGACTGCCCCGGCGAACCCGCGATACTTCGGCCGCCTCTGGCGTCTGCCGTTGGCGTGGGCGCTCGCGCTCGTCTTCGGCACGTCGTCGACGATGGCGTACGTCTCATTCGCCTGGTTGCCCACCCTCCTCGTCGATGTCGGAGGTGTCAGCCCCGCCACCGCCGGGTTCCTGCTTTCGCTGTTCGCGCTGATCGGTCTGCCGTGCTCGCTGATCGTGCCGATCCTCGTGGTGCGATTCCAGGCGACGCGACCCCTCTTCTTCGTCGCCGTCGCCGGCGGGCTGGTCGGCCTCGCCGGTCTGCTGTTCGTGCCCACCGTGGCGTTGCCGCTGTGGGTGTGCATCTTCGGTCTCACGGCCATCATGTTCCCGTTGAGCCTCGTGCTGCTCAGCATCCGTGCGCGCAACCCGGAGAGCGCTGTGGCGCTGAGCGGATTCGTGCAGAGCATCGGGTACGCGATCGCCGCGGTCTTCCCGCTGCTGGTCGGCTTGCTGCATGAGACGACCGGAGGCTGGCGGGTTCCGCTCGTCGTGGTCGCCGCCGTGCTCGTGGTGTCGATCCCCGCGGGCATCGTCGCCGGGCGTCGGCGCACTATTGAAGAAGAGTGGGAGCGCCGCTACGGGCGCTGGTGACGCGCGCGCTGATCGCCGAGTCCTGGAGGCCCATCCGCGCCGCCCGGATACGACGAAACCCCCGTGGGTCGCACGGGGGAGAGGTTGGGCGGAGGGGCGGTTAGGCCTTCTCCAGCTCGTCCTCGTCTTCGTCTGCGTAGTCGTCGGCCCACTTATCGACATAGGCGTCTTCATCGGTCGGATGAGCCAATTCGCGCTCGAGCGCGGAATAGTTCACCGACGGACTGTACGCCTTGAGTTCGCGGGCGATCTTGGTGTGTTTCGCCTTCTGACGGCCACGGCCCATGCGCGAGACCCCCTCACGAGTTTAGCTGCGGGCGGCAGGAGCCCACGCGTTTCACGACACCGGTTCGAGGCCGGTAAGAGTAGCATTCAGAATAGCACGCGCGTCAGCCCCTTCGGCTGATGCCAGGCTGGAGAAGGGAGCGATCCTCATGACCGACAGCACCTCGACTCCGTCCGATGAGGCTGCACAGAACGCGATGCTGCAGAAAGCCGTCATCGTGGGGATGCAGCCCGATCAGAATCCTCGCGTCCTCGACGAGGCCACGCGGTACGCGCGGTTGCTGAACGCTCCGCTCGTGGTCGTCCATGTCGACGTCACCCGATTCGTCACATACGAAGACCCGGACGGGTACGTCCACTCCGCCCCGATCGACATCAACTTCGATGCGGGAACCGCGGAATTCGAGGCTGTTCAGGCGTCTGCCGCTGCGTTGCTCGACGGCACAGGGATCACCTGGACCGCTCGTCAGCTGGTCGGCGATCCCGCCCTTTCGATCAAGAAGCTCGCGGAGCGGCTCGATGCGCAGCTGATCGTCGTCGGTACTCGCAAGCGCGGGATCGGGGAATCGATCCGGGAGTTCTTCACCGGATCCGTGGCGGCTCGGCTGGCACACCGTCAGCACCGTTCGATTCTCGTGGTGCCGCTGGGCGAGTCGGTCCCGGATGATCAGAAGGAGATCTGGCCGGAATGACGGTCCGTTCGGTCAGGACGCCAGCGGAGGGGCGCGCACATGGTCGACGCGCCCGATGAACTGTCGGCGTGGGTCGAGGGTCTCGCCGTAGCGCTGGGTGTCGAGGGCGAGGTCCCGGTCGACGACCTCCTGAATCTCACCAGAGAGGCCGCGCACGGGGTCACGCGTCCCGCGGGGCCGTTGACGACCTACCTCGTGGGCCGTGCCGTCGCCCAGGGAACCCCGCTCGCCGAAGCCATCGTCATCGCTCGCGCTCACATCGGCTGACGGCAGGTGCCGTCCGTTCCGGTGTCATCGGCGGCGGCGGCGTGCGCACGACGAAACGCCCCTCGACTCGACCCGCAGGTCGAACGCCGAGAGGCGTCTCGTCTTCCCACTCGCCGTCCGACGAGTGCTGTCGCTCAGCGCGCGGGGCGCAGCCCGTCGAGAGCGGAGACCACTCCGTGAGCGGCAGCATCCAAGCCATTCTCCAGATCGGTCACGACGGATGCCGGCAGCACTCCGCCCTTCGCCACATGAGTGCGGAGGTCTGTGCGGACCTGCGCGCGGAAGGCGTTGATGAGGGCGTCAGCGCGGTGGAGCTCTTCGCGACTGGTCGCCCTGGCGTCGTCGGCGGCGGACGCGGGTCGGTTCTTCGCCGACTGGCGTTCATCGTGAGCTGCGGATGCGAGATCGGCGCGGAGGCTCTTCATCGCGTCCTTCACGCTCTGGCGTACCTCGTTGGCGATCAGGCGGACCGAGTCGGTGAGGCCGGCCTCGATACCGGCCAGGTCGCCTTCTCGCGATGCCAGCTCGGCGCGACCGGCATCCGTGATCGCATAGATCGTGGTGCGGCCGTCGACGGTCTTGGTGACGAGGCCCTCTTCCTCGAGCTTTGCCAGGCGAGGATAGATCGTGCCGGCGCTCGGGGTGTAGGTGCCTCCCGTGCGGTCGGTGAGCGACTGGATGATGCCGTACCCGTGCTGCGGTGCTTCAGCGAGCAGTGACAGCAGGTACAGGCGCAGGTCGCCGTGGGAGAACACTGCGGGACTCATGCTTCCTCCCATTCGGGGTCGTTCGTGATGGATGCGGGGGAGCGGCGGAGCACAGTGACGCCACCGGAGACGGAGTTCGCCCGGAGGTCGACGAATCGGCCCGAAAGCTCACCGGTCGTGCCGTTGTAATTGCTGGGGCCTGAAGAGCTGCGCTCCACTCCGTCGATCAGCAGTCGACCGCTCAGCGTGCGGACGACGTAGTTCGCGGCGAGTGACTCGTCGAGGCGCACGGTCGTCCCACCGGATACGGAGTTGACGGTGATCGTGTTCACGTCGCCCGCGGCATCCACCAGCGTCGAGCCGGAGACGATGTCGATCGTCGCCTTGCGGATGGTGCCGGTGACGGCCACGTCGTCCGAGACGCTGTTGGCGCTGAGAGAGCCCGTGAGTCCGCGGACCTGCACGTCGCCGGAGACGGAGTTGACGGTGAGGTCGCCGATCAGGGTGTCGACGATGATGTCACCGGACACTGTGTTGAGGCGAGTGTCGTTGCGGATGCCGGAGACCAGGGCGCCGGCGCTGACGACGCCGAGGTTCAGCGCGATGGAGCGGGGGACGGCGACGCTGACCTCTGCGCGCGGACCGCCGGAGCCGAAGTTGCGGAAGACCTCGAGGAAGTTGTCCCAGCCGAGCTGCGGGTGGTCGATCTCGACTTCACCGTCGCGCGCTTCGATGCGGAGGTCCTTGGTGGTCACCCCGTGCACCTCGATGCGGATGCCGGGTTCGTCGTGGGCGATGATGTCGACCTGTCCGCCGACAAGACCGACCTTGAGACGGGTGACGGATTCGATGTCGATGACGCGTTCCTCGCCCGGGGCGATGAGCCACTTCTCGGTCATGTCTGCTCTCCTGGTTCGTGGGGGATCACGATATATCGTGTGCGAGAGAGAGTAACACGATATATCTCGACCCTGTCAAGCCGATTCCACGTTCTCGCCGCAAACATCCAGCTACGTCACTGCACGATCGATGATCCCCCCCCCGACCGGGGGATCTGGACAGCGCTTGACATTGACGCAGCGTCAACTTCTACGGTGGGAGATATCCATGACGGAGGGAGGACGCTGTGCACACGGACGACTGGCCGATCCAAGACATCGCGCGGCTGGCAGGAACGACGAGCCGGACGCTGCGGCATTACGACGACATCGGGTTGTTGCGACCGTCGCGCATCGCGCCGAACGGCTACCGCCACTACGACGGAGAGTCGCTCGTGCGTCTGCAGCGCATCCTGCTGCTGCGCGAACTCGGATTGGGGCTGCCGCAGATCGCCGAGGTGCTCCGGCCCTCGGAAGGCTCGGCCGGGGCTGCCTCTGGCGAAGCTTCCGCCCTGGAGACCCACCTCGCCCTGCTGCGCGAGGAACAAGACCGGCTGGCGCGACAGATCGCGTCGGTCGAATCGACCATCAGAGCACTGAGAGGAGGTGAGAATCTCATGGCAGAGAACATGTTTGACGGTTTCGACCACACCCAGTACAAGGAGGAGGTCGAAGATCGCTGGGGAAAGAAGGCCTACGCCGACAGCGACCGCTGGTGGCGCGGCATGACCGACACCGAGCGCGCCGATTGGCAGAAGCGCGTGTCCGACCTCGGTCGTGACTGGGCCGGGGCCGCGGAGAGCGGCATCGACCCGGCATCCGCCGAGGCTCAGGGCATCGCCCGGCGCCACGTCGAGTGGCTGACGAGCGTGCCCGGCACCCCGGCATCCGTCCCTGGCGGTGACGTCAAGGACTACGTGATCGGGCTCGGCGAGATGTACGTCGCAGACCCGCGCTTCGGTGCGAACTACGTGACATCGGACGGTGGCACCCGCGGTGCCGAGTTCGTCCGCGACGCGCTCCGCATCTACGCGGAGGGCAACCTCTGAGTGACGTCGTCGTGACAGCGCTGAGTGGGAGGGGGCAGTCGCCTCTTCCCACTTCGTCGACACCAGCATCGACAGGCCCTTCCATTCCGCAGGGGAGAAGATCGACGTACTCGCGCGCATCGCGCTCGCGGGTGTCGACCTTCCGCAGGGCGCGACTCCGCTGGAAGGACGCGAGCTGCGCATGCGCAGGGTCGTCATCGGGCCCGGTGGCGTCATCGCCGCGCACCCGCACGCCAACCGCCCGGCGATCGTCTACATCTCCACGGGGCGGCTTCTGGAGTTCCGCACCGATCGTGAGGAGGCCGTCGAGCACGTGGCGCCCGCGGTCGTCGTACCCGCCGCTGAGCACTGGTGGCGGAACCCGGGCGACGAGGACGCCGTGATCATCGGGGCGGACCTCCTCGATCCCGCTTCCGACCCCGCCCAGGGCTAGGGCTCCGTCGGAGGAACGGCGACCACTTAGTCGAGGGGCGCGCATACTCATCCACCGCCGGAGGCTACGCAATCTCGGGTCCCACGGGCTGCGGACGCAGATGACCGCGAAAGACTGCACACGGGATCCGCGCTCGCCGCGGATTCGGGGAGGGCTCGGGTCCCTCCCCTGTTGCGGGGTGGTCCCACGCCACCCCGCAACACGAATCCCGGGCCGTTGCCCATCCCGTTTCCCGAAGAGAAAGGCCGTCCGTGACGACGTCGACCAAGACCGCCAAGCGCGCAGCGCCGATCGAGACCGCTGAACCCCTCGATCGGGGCAAGGACCTGGAACTGTCCGCCGGCCTCACCGCGGCGCGGATCGTGCGCTCTGCCCCCGGAGGCACGTACGGCTTGCTGGACTTCTTCGACAAGGACACCTGGATCTCTTTGCTGGGGGAAGGCCACGGTGTCGACGTGCTCAACGGAACGATCCTCGGAGCAGCAGGTGCGGTCGCGGCACGGGGCCTGACGGAGTTCGACCTGGACTTCCCGCTCGAGGCGTCGCTCACGGCGATCAGCCAGGACGACCTGCGGATCGCGCGTCGGTGGCTTGCAACGGCTCTCGCCACGTCATCCGGCACGACGGCTCATTCGCGGGAGCCGGCGATTCTGCTCGCGGCGCGAGGGTGGACGGGCAACTCGCTCCGGATCACGTCGCTCGTGCTGGCCGTGGTCTGCCTCGCTGTCCACTCGGTGAGTGTGGCAAAGCATCGGCGGAGATGACGCGGCTACTCAACCGCGCCGGGTAGACGCTCAATGCGCGCCCCAATCCCTACTCAATCGTCGGCCGGGGTGCCGGCGGAGGGCGGGGGCCGGGCACGCTGGAACTGTTGTCAGACCTGCTGTTCTTCTCCTCGGACGGCACCTCCCGACTGACAGCTGCTCAGAGCGCAACCTCTGACGCACGGACGGGGTGGCGCTCGGGGCTTGGGGAAGACTCAGCGCCACCCCGATCCGGCCGTCGAAGGCTCGGCTCCGCGGACAGACCCGCCCCCGGGCGTAAGGTCGATTTCATGGGTTCCGGTCGTACCCCCCGAAGCGGGGCGCCACTGTTCGCGGCGACGGCTCTGAGCTACGGCGCCAACTGCATGCTGGGGGCGGCGGTCGCGCTGAAGCTCATCGACACCCGCGACTTCCGCTGGGTGCACCACGCGCTCTACATCGCCACCAGCGCCTTCACGGTCGCGGCCGTCAGCGCAGGGTGGTGGGGCTCGCCCGTGTCGCCCTCCCGCCCCGCCGCGATCGCCCTCGTGCCGGCCGTGGTGCCGCTCGCCGTCATCCCGTATGCGGGCACCCGCGGCAGACGCCATCCGCTCGTCGCGCTCGCCGCGGCACCCTTCGTCATCGCGGGCCTGATCCTCGCGTCCCGCCCCGCCAATCGGAAGTGACCACATGGAGCTCCTCGACGCCATCCGCCGCCGTAAGACCACGAACGGGGCGTTCCTGCCCGATCCGGTGTCGGAAGAGCACCAGCGGATCCTGCTGGAAGCGGCCGGGAGAGCGCCCTCGCAGCTGAACAGCCAGCCGTGGCGCTTCGTCGTGATCGAGAACCGCGAGAC
This genomic window contains:
- a CDS encoding phage holin family protein, translated to MTDATTPSEHKAETTSLGDLLGEVTSDLSTLMRQELELAKAELKQSAMKAGRGAGMLGGAGYAAMMAIFFLSVALWWAIGYLTGLGWSAVIVAVIWGIIALVLFLNGRKQLKSVDGAPRTVDTLKRIPDAVKRNEENK
- a CDS encoding DUF3618 domain-containing protein produces the protein MSDSPEAIRADIERTRAEFSSDVDALADKVTPSKVMHRQTAKMKGAARSVVDRVMGAADDAGDRIGEAGSSVASAVSGTGRSATAKAQGNPLAVGVMAFAAGLVVAALIPSSDKEKELASDLKDKAQPLIDEATEVAKTVGEDLKQPAQDAVAAVKDEATDAAAHVKDEATNAAQAVSGDAQQARDHLSGS
- the purM gene encoding phosphoribosylformylglycinamidine cyclo-ligase → MAASPTNPYSEAGVDTAAGDLAVELMKSSVRATHGPEVLGGFGGFAGLFDASALREFRRPLLATSTDGVGTKVAIAQAIDKHDTIGQDLVGMVVDDIVVVGAKPLFMTDYIACGKVFPQRIADIVRGIAEACADTGTALVGGETAEHPGLLGPRDYDVAGAATGVVEADAILGAERVQDGDVVIAIASSGLHSNGFSLVRHIVTGAGITYADTAADFGTTWGEALLEPTRLYTLPLLRLIEHLPGSVHALSHVTGGGIAANLSRVLPQGSWAEVDRSTWSPSAVFRVLSDIAGSTLESAEGTWNLGIGFLAVIAAEQKDAAIAALAAEGMPAWQVATVGFGGRPAGEFEEGAKGVEGGAVRLVGAYADGAK
- the purF gene encoding amidophosphoribosyltransferase is translated as MCGIVGMVGSAPVNQDIYDALLLLQHRGQDATGIATAEANGVMHNAKAQGMVREAFRTRDMRALLGNVGLGHVRYATKGTASNEEEMQPFYVNAPYGIILIHNGNLTNTRELTADMAQRDRRHLNSSSDTELLLNVLAGELQNTTSAVDLEPERIFEAVARTQERIEGAYAVIAVIAGYGLLAFRDPFGIRPLILGRRPSTVPGAEGEDEWVVASESLVLENGDYDVVREVEPGEAVFISNAGELFTKQCAVSTLLAPCAFEYVYLARPDSVMNGISVYESRLRMGDRLADTIAKHVPMDKIDVVMPIPDSSRPAAMEVARKLGIEYREGFYKNRYVGRTFIMPGQAVRKKSVRQKLNAMSTEFQGKNVLLIDDSIVRGTTSKEIIQMARDAGAASVTFASAAPPVRHPHVYGINMPSRHELIAHGRTIPEIAEVLGCDHLVYQEVDDLKAAIIEGSALTDLDMSCFDGHYVTGTVSDEYLAWVEGSQTS
- a CDS encoding MFS transporter — translated: MAGSSGLSAGRPLWQGRGLAMVGIILVAFSLRSAVASLSPVIDHIARDFAVSSVVVGLIGAAPPVCFAVFGLLTPLFERRFGLERVAIAAITLMATGLLLRGLAFDSVSLLAATAVVFAGVGSGNVLLPPLVKKYFPDRIGVMMTVYSTTLAVSTFLPPLVAVPVADSLGWRVSLGMWGVVAAVALVPWVTLLIRERSAPVVRASPRVVEDDPDDGHHDVQDAVAVATGPISTAPANPRYFGRLWRLPLAWALALVFGTSSTMAYVSFAWLPTLLVDVGGVSPATAGFLLSLFALIGLPCSLIVPILVVRFQATRPLFFVAVAGGLVGLAGLLFVPTVALPLWVCIFGLTAIMFPLSLVLLSIRARNPESAVALSGFVQSIGYAIAAVFPLLVGLLHETTGGWRVPLVVVAAVLVVSIPAGIVAGRRRTIEEEWERRYGRW
- a CDS encoding DUF3073 domain-containing protein, which codes for MGRGRQKAKHTKIARELKAYSPSVNYSALERELAHPTDEDAYVDKWADDYADEDEDELEKA
- a CDS encoding universal stress protein, whose product is MTDSTSTPSDEAAQNAMLQKAVIVGMQPDQNPRVLDEATRYARLLNAPLVVVHVDVTRFVTYEDPDGYVHSAPIDINFDAGTAEFEAVQASAAALLDGTGITWTARQLVGDPALSIKKLAERLDAQLIVVGTRKRGIGESIREFFTGSVAARLAHRQHRSILVVPLGESVPDDQKEIWPE
- a CDS encoding DUF6457 domain-containing protein, with amino-acid sequence MVDAPDELSAWVEGLAVALGVEGEVPVDDLLNLTREAAHGVTRPAGPLTTYLVGRAVAQGTPLAEAIVIARAHIG
- a CDS encoding helix-turn-helix transcriptional regulator translates to MSPAVFSHGDLRLYLLSLLAEAPQHGYGIIQSLTDRTGGTYTPSAGTIYPRLAKLEEEGLVTKTVDGRTTIYAITDAGRAELASREGDLAGIEAGLTDSVRLIANEVRQSVKDAMKSLRADLASAAHDERQSAKNRPASAADDARATSREELHRADALINAFRAQVRTDLRTHVAKGGVLPASVVTDLENGLDAAAHGVVSALDGLRPAR
- a CDS encoding DUF4097 family beta strand repeat-containing protein — encoded protein: MTEKWLIAPGEERVIDIESVTRLKVGLVGGQVDIIAHDEPGIRIEVHGVTTKDLRIEARDGEVEIDHPQLGWDNFLEVFRNFGSGGPRAEVSVAVPRSIALNLGVVSAGALVSGIRNDTRLNTVSGDIIVDTLIGDLTVNSVSGDVQVRGLTGSLSANSVSDDVAVTGTIRKATIDIVSGSTLVDAAGDVNTITVNSVSGGTTVRLDESLAANYVVRTLSGRLLIDGVERSSSGPSNYNGTTGELSGRFVDLRANSVSGGVTVLRRSPASITNDPEWEEA
- a CDS encoding MerR family transcriptional regulator produces the protein MHTDDWPIQDIARLAGTTSRTLRHYDDIGLLRPSRIAPNGYRHYDGESLVRLQRILLLRELGLGLPQIAEVLRPSEGSAGAASGEASALETHLALLREEQDRLARQIASVESTIRALRGGENLMAENMFDGFDHTQYKEEVEDRWGKKAYADSDRWWRGMTDTERADWQKRVSDLGRDWAGAAESGIDPASAEAQGIARRHVEWLTSVPGTPASVPGGDVKDYVIGLGEMYVADPRFGANYVTSDGGTRGAEFVRDALRIYAEGNL
- a CDS encoding cupin domain-containing protein, yielding MRRVVIGPGGVIAAHPHANRPAIVYISTGRLLEFRTDREEAVEHVAPAVVVPAAEHWWRNPGDEDAVIIGADLLDPASDPAQG